In Rhinolophus sinicus isolate RSC01 chromosome X, ASM3656204v1, whole genome shotgun sequence, a single genomic region encodes these proteins:
- the TSC22D3 gene encoding TSC22 domain family protein 3 isoform X4 has protein sequence MAFQPPYSPSLFRKRDNASGASVVAIDNKIEQAMDLVKNHLMYAVREEVEILKEQIRELVEKNSQLERENTLLKTLASPEQLEKFQSRLSPEEPAPETPQSPEAPGGSAV, from the exons ATGGCGTTTCAGCCTCCTTATTCCCCCAGCCTCTTCAGAAAAAGGGACAA TGCCTCCGGAGCCAGCGTGGTGGCCATAGACAACAAGATTGAGCAGGCCATG GATCTGGTGAAGAATCATCTGATGTACGCTGTGAGAGAGGAGGTGGAGATCCTGAAGGAGCAGATCCGAGAGCTGGTGGAGAAGAACTCCCAGCTAGAGCGTGAGAACACCCTCCTGAAGACCCTGGCGAGCCCAGAGCAGCTGGAGAAGTTCCAGTCCCGGCTGAGCCCTGAAGAGCCGGCTCCCGAAACCCCACAATCGCCTGAGGCCCCTGGTGGTTCTGCGGTGTAA
- the TSC22D3 gene encoding TSC22 domain family protein 3 isoform X3 codes for MNTEMYQTPMEVAVYQLHNFNISFFSSLLGGDVVSVKLDNSASGASVVAIDNKIEQAMDLVKNHLMYAVREEVEILKEQIRELVEKNSQLERENTLLKTLASPEQLEKFQSRLSPEEPAPETPQSPEAPGGSAV; via the exons ATGAACACCGAAATGTATCAGACCCCCATGGAGGTGGCGGTCTATCAGCTGCACAATTTCAAcatctccttcttctcttccctgcTTGGAGGGGATGTGGTTTCCGTTAAGCTGGATAACAG TGCCTCCGGAGCCAGCGTGGTGGCCATAGACAACAAGATTGAGCAGGCCATG GATCTGGTGAAGAATCATCTGATGTACGCTGTGAGAGAGGAGGTGGAGATCCTGAAGGAGCAGATCCGAGAGCTGGTGGAGAAGAACTCCCAGCTAGAGCGTGAGAACACCCTCCTGAAGACCCTGGCGAGCCCAGAGCAGCTGGAGAAGTTCCAGTCCCGGCTGAGCCCTGAAGAGCCGGCTCCCGAAACCCCACAATCGCCTGAGGCCCCTGGTGGTTCTGCGGTGTAA
- the TSC22D3 gene encoding TSC22 domain family protein 3 isoform X5, with translation MDLVKNHLMYAVREEVEILKEQIRELVEKNSQLERENTLLKTLASPEQLEKFQSRLSPEEPAPETPQSPEAPGGSAV, from the exons ATG GATCTGGTGAAGAATCATCTGATGTACGCTGTGAGAGAGGAGGTGGAGATCCTGAAGGAGCAGATCCGAGAGCTGGTGGAGAAGAACTCCCAGCTAGAGCGTGAGAACACCCTCCTGAAGACCCTGGCGAGCCCAGAGCAGCTGGAGAAGTTCCAGTCCCGGCTGAGCCCTGAAGAGCCGGCTCCCGAAACCCCACAATCGCCTGAGGCCCCTGGTGGTTCTGCGGTGTAA